A genomic region of Chlorobaculum parvum NCIB 8327 contains the following coding sequences:
- a CDS encoding DUF2971 domain-containing protein → MTIRSFQVHQKMKLPAKLYKYEPFSTQSLENLKAQAIYFGSPLGFNNPYDCATNPVVLKPSAQEAESARQHYLSDKTTPQEAKLKFEQMPVNDLQEMLYRIGTEAISSNVERFGKERGVSCFSEINDDLLMWGHYGGKYKGFCLEFSTEHNPFSQAHQVKYVDRVPEASVIPFLTGSELELDNAAKDLYLIKSKSWYYEKEWRIVHKDVGTRYHYEPNALTGVYFGPEIPNEALEIIALILRGQNPHVKLFRGERSKSEFKVDFTEIGYLTHLEAKNRGLR, encoded by the coding sequence GTGACCATTCGATCATTTCAGGTTCATCAAAAAATGAAGCTTCCGGCAAAGCTCTACAAATACGAGCCATTCAGCACGCAATCGCTTGAGAACCTTAAAGCACAAGCCATCTACTTTGGCTCACCACTGGGCTTCAACAATCCATACGACTGCGCGACCAACCCAGTCGTGTTGAAACCGTCAGCTCAAGAGGCTGAGTCTGCCCGACAGCATTACCTCTCCGACAAGACAACACCACAGGAGGCAAAGTTGAAATTCGAGCAGATGCCAGTTAATGATTTGCAAGAAATGCTTTATCGTATTGGCACTGAAGCAATATCGTCAAATGTTGAGCGCTTTGGCAAAGAGCGAGGAGTATCGTGTTTTTCAGAGATCAACGACGATCTTCTGATGTGGGGCCACTATGGTGGAAAGTATAAAGGCTTTTGCCTGGAATTTTCAACAGAACACAATCCTTTCTCTCAGGCTCATCAAGTCAAATACGTCGATCGTGTGCCCGAAGCCTCTGTAATTCCTTTTCTAACGGGCTCCGAGTTAGAGCTCGACAATGCAGCCAAAGACCTTTATCTCATCAAGTCGAAATCGTGGTATTATGAGAAGGAATGGCGCATCGTTCACAAGGATGTTGGTACACGCTATCACTATGAGCCCAACGCGTTAACAGGCGTTTACTTTGGCCCCGAAATACCCAATGAGGCACTTGAAATCATTGCCCTGATTCTTCGCGGCCAGAATCCACACGTCAAGCTATTCCGTGGTGAACGGAGTAAATCCGAATTCAAAGTTGACTTTACTGAGATCGGATATCTCACACACCTTGAAGCCAAGAACCGAGGGTTACGATAG
- a CDS encoding DUF1016 N-terminal domain-containing protein translates to MSPSIHSLDFNQHVSEIRQTHSELAAHACRAVNVSLTLRNWLIGCHIAEYELNGADRATYGDRVLKELQAGSGRRPAVLCFPALLTITEQQLLL, encoded by the coding sequence ATGTCCCCATCGATACATTCATTGGATTTCAATCAGCATGTGTCGGAAATCAGGCAGACGCATTCTGAGCTGGCTGCTCATGCTTGTCGTGCGGTTAATGTCAGTTTGACTCTGCGTAACTGGTTGATTGGTTGTCATATTGCTGAATATGAGCTTAACGGTGCTGATCGGGCGACGTATGGCGACAGGGTGCTTAAGGAATTGCAGGCAGGAAGTGGCAGGCGGCCCGCAGTGCTCTGTTTCCCAGCGTTATTGACGATTACCGAACAACAACTGCTGCTTTAA
- a CDS encoding rhodanese-like domain-containing protein has translation MSRLNDLLEKTLSEIREIMPWNLVDRMAENPELIILDVREPKEFETLHIEGSIHVPRGVLESACEWDYDDTVPALVTGRDKEIVVVCRSGRRSAFAAKTMQELGFTNVVSLKTGLRGWNDYEEPLVNSAGETVGEEFADDFFTSKVRPDQLKPKP, from the coding sequence ATGAGCCGTTTGAACGACTTGCTGGAGAAGACTCTTTCCGAGATTCGGGAGATTATGCCGTGGAATCTGGTTGACCGGATGGCGGAGAATCCAGAGCTGATTATCCTTGATGTTCGCGAGCCAAAGGAGTTCGAGACGTTGCACATCGAGGGCTCGATCCATGTGCCGCGTGGCGTGCTGGAGTCGGCGTGCGAGTGGGATTACGACGATACCGTTCCTGCGCTGGTGACGGGCCGCGACAAGGAGATTGTGGTGGTGTGCCGCTCTGGCCGCCGGAGCGCGTTTGCCGCCAAAACCATGCAGGAGTTGGGCTTCACAAACGTGGTGTCGCTGAAGACGGGGCTTCGTGGCTGGAACGATTACGAGGAGCCACTGGTGAACAGCGCGGGCGAGACGGTGGGCGAGGAGTTCGCGGACGACTTTTTCACCTCGAAGGTTCGGCCTGATCAGCTGAAACCGAAGCCCTGA
- a CDS encoding cobyrinate a,c-diamide synthase: protein MISASWKSAGKTTVALGLLRLLGREGPVVSFKKGPDYIDPMWHRVASGGECYNLDPWMMGAEICRESFVRASLKYPGGLALIEGNHGLHDGLDMAGSDSSAGLAALLDTPVVLVIDGRRVNRGVAAQVLGLMAMPPKVNIAGVILNHVASARQEAKQREAIETYCKVPVLGAVPSSASLVLPERHLGLVTVGESPDAEAFIDAAAEQVSKHCDIDAIKVLFDSAPPFDAPEPITIPTPETSAKARIGVFRDDAFCFYYPDNLEALRASGAELVFIDTFKTTSLPEIDGLYLGGGFPESFFEQLSANTGLMRDVRERIEAGMPAWAECGGLIYLCRSATWQGQTWPLCGVLPIDIGYQRKPAGCGYLELESRAGSAWFGDGERIRAHEFHYSKPAEGSPELACQFDVARGFGLTGHEDGILHKNLFASYAHLHAAANPHWAKRFVELAVSFKS, encoded by the coding sequence ATGATTTCGGCTTCTTGGAAGAGCGCCGGGAAGACCACGGTGGCGCTGGGGCTGCTGCGTCTGCTCGGGCGCGAGGGCCCGGTGGTGAGCTTCAAGAAGGGGCCCGATTACATCGATCCGATGTGGCATCGCGTGGCCAGCGGCGGGGAGTGCTACAACCTCGATCCGTGGATGATGGGCGCGGAGATCTGCCGCGAGTCGTTCGTCCGCGCTTCGTTGAAATATCCCGGTGGGCTGGCGCTGATCGAGGGGAACCACGGACTGCACGACGGCCTCGACATGGCTGGTTCGGACAGCAGCGCAGGGCTGGCGGCCCTGCTCGATACGCCGGTGGTGCTGGTAATCGACGGCCGCCGGGTCAATCGTGGCGTGGCGGCGCAGGTGCTCGGGCTGATGGCGATGCCACCGAAGGTGAACATCGCTGGCGTCATCTTGAACCATGTCGCCAGCGCCCGGCAAGAGGCAAAGCAGCGGGAGGCGATCGAGACCTATTGTAAGGTGCCGGTGCTTGGCGCGGTTCCGTCGAGCGCCTCGCTAGTGCTGCCCGAGCGGCATCTCGGTCTCGTGACGGTTGGCGAGTCCCCGGATGCCGAGGCTTTCATCGATGCCGCCGCCGAGCAGGTCTCGAAGCATTGCGATATCGATGCGATCAAGGTGCTCTTCGATTCCGCGCCACCGTTCGACGCGCCGGAGCCGATCACGATCCCGACGCCAGAAACGAGCGCAAAAGCGCGAATCGGCGTGTTCCGCGACGACGCCTTCTGTTTTTACTACCCCGACAATCTGGAGGCTCTTCGGGCGAGCGGCGCGGAGCTAGTCTTCATCGACACCTTCAAGACCACATCGCTACCGGAGATTGACGGCCTCTATCTTGGCGGCGGATTTCCGGAATCGTTCTTCGAGCAGTTGAGCGCGAACACCGGGCTCATGCGCGACGTGCGAGAGCGGATCGAGGCGGGGATGCCCGCATGGGCGGAGTGCGGCGGCCTTATCTATCTGTGCCGCAGCGCCACCTGGCAGGGGCAGACATGGCCGCTGTGCGGCGTGCTGCCGATCGACATTGGCTACCAGCGCAAGCCCGCCGGGTGTGGCTATCTCGAACTCGAAAGCCGCGCCGGATCGGCGTGGTTCGGTGATGGCGAACGCATCCGCGCCCATGAATTCCACTACTCCAAGCCTGCCGAAGGCTCGCCTGAGCTGGCCTGTCAGTTCGATGTGGCGAGGGGGTTCGGTCTGACCGGCCATGAGGACGGCATTCTCCACAAGAACCTTTTCGCCTCCTACGCGCACCTTCACGCAGCCGCAAACCCGCACTGGGCAAAGCGCTTTGTCGAGCTTGCTGTAAGCTTCAAGTCCTAA
- a CDS encoding TusE/DsrC/DsvC family sulfur relay protein has translation MAIEVNGMSYETDENGYLVNLEDWNEDVAVKLAEGEEISMEEGHWDLVKFLRNYYQEYQIAPAVKVLTKAVASEKGLDKKEASEFLYGLFPKGPALQACKIAGLPKPTGCV, from the coding sequence ATGGCAATTGAAGTCAACGGCATGAGCTACGAGACCGACGAGAACGGCTACCTTGTAAACCTCGAAGACTGGAACGAGGATGTAGCGGTAAAGCTCGCTGAAGGCGAGGAGATCTCGATGGAAGAGGGGCACTGGGACCTCGTGAAGTTCCTGAGGAACTACTACCAGGAGTACCAGATCGCTCCGGCCGTGAAGGTGCTTACCAAGGCTGTCGCTTCCGAGAAGGGCCTGGACAAGAAAGAGGCTTCGGAGTTCCTGTACGGTCTTTTCCCCAAAGGCCCGGCTCTGCAGGCTTGCAAAATTGCCGGACTCCCCAAACCGACCGGCTGCGTTTAA
- the dsrA gene encoding dissimilatory-type sulfite reductase subunit alpha — translation MSGANDSAMNGGCHCGGCGSSDGNGKFLHETPMLDQLESGPWPSFITGFKELAERTKKPMLRGVLDQLEYSYKTRMGYWKGGLVTVDGYGAGIITRYSMIKDKFPEAAEFHTMRIQPAPGLHYNTDMLRELCDIWEKHGSGIIALHGQTGDIMLQGIEQDKVQECFDELNQAGWDLGGAGAGMRTGVSCIGPGRCENACYDNLKLHLTALKHFSGQVHRPEWNYKLKFKFSGCPNDCTNSIMRSDLAVVGTWKDAIQIDQDEVKAWIEERGMDALVNNVISRCPTKAITLKDGGIDIATRDCVRCMHCINAMPKALSPGKERGISLLMGGKNTLKVGVNMGSLIIPFMKMETDEDREAFIEQIEEIIDWWDDAGLDHERIGETIERVGLKQFLEGVGIEHDINQVTRPRDNPYFKAKY, via the coding sequence ATGAGTGGTGCTAACGACAGCGCTATGAACGGCGGGTGTCATTGCGGCGGGTGCGGCAGCTCGGATGGCAACGGCAAATTTCTGCACGAAACCCCTATGCTCGACCAGCTGGAAAGCGGTCCCTGGCCAAGCTTTATTACCGGCTTCAAGGAGCTGGCTGAAAGAACGAAAAAGCCGATGCTGCGCGGTGTGCTCGACCAGCTCGAGTATTCTTACAAGACCCGCATGGGGTACTGGAAGGGCGGTCTGGTGACGGTCGATGGCTACGGCGCCGGCATCATCACCCGCTACTCGATGATCAAGGACAAGTTCCCCGAGGCAGCCGAATTCCACACCATGCGCATTCAGCCCGCGCCGGGCCTGCATTACAACACCGACATGCTCCGCGAGCTGTGCGACATCTGGGAAAAACACGGCAGCGGCATCATCGCCCTGCACGGCCAGACCGGTGACATCATGCTTCAGGGTATCGAGCAGGACAAGGTTCAGGAGTGTTTCGACGAGCTGAACCAGGCGGGATGGGACCTCGGCGGCGCTGGCGCCGGTATGCGTACCGGTGTATCCTGCATCGGCCCCGGCCGTTGCGAAAACGCCTGCTACGACAACCTCAAGTTGCACCTTACGGCACTCAAACACTTCTCCGGCCAGGTTCACCGTCCGGAATGGAACTACAAGCTCAAGTTCAAATTCTCGGGTTGCCCCAACGACTGCACCAACTCGATCATGCGCTCCGACCTTGCCGTTGTCGGTACCTGGAAGGATGCGATCCAGATCGATCAGGACGAGGTCAAGGCGTGGATCGAGGAGCGTGGCATGGATGCGCTGGTCAACAACGTCATCAGCCGCTGCCCCACCAAGGCGATCACGCTCAAGGATGGCGGCATCGACATCGCCACCCGCGACTGCGTGCGCTGCATGCACTGCATCAACGCCATGCCGAAGGCGCTCTCGCCCGGCAAGGAACGTGGCATCTCGCTGCTCATGGGCGGCAAGAACACCCTCAAGGTTGGCGTCAACATGGGTTCGCTCATCATCCCCTTCATGAAAATGGAGACCGACGAGGATCGCGAGGCCTTCATCGAGCAGATCGAGGAGATCATCGACTGGTGGGATGACGCCGGACTCGACCACGAGCGCATCGGTGAAACCATCGAACGCGTCGGCCTGAAGCAGTTCCTCGAAGGCGTCGGCATCGAGCATGACATCAACCAGGTGACGCGCCCGCGCGATAACCCCTACTTCAAGGCAAAGTATTGA
- the dsrB gene encoding dissimilatory-type sulfite reductase subunit beta → MSSQERTWKTIESGPHTYEEALHPVVRKNYGKWKYHEIPKPGVLKHVAESGDTIWTVRAGTQRQDTVDMLRSLCDVADKYCDGFLRFTVRNNVEFLTPNAENVEPMIAELESMGFPVGGTGMCVSSVSHTQGWLHCDIPATDASGVVKSMMDSLYNEFKDMQMPNKVRLSTSCCAINCGGQADIAVVVKHTRPPRINHDHLVTTCELPKAVARCPVAAIRPTVVDGKKTLMVDEAKCICCGACFGACPAMEINHPEHSKFAIWVGGKNSNARVKPSTMSLVAHNLPNNPPRWPEVTEVVGRILKAYKAGGRPWERVGEWIDRIGWKRFFEETGLTFDENMIDSYRHARTTFNQSAHVRF, encoded by the coding sequence ATGAGCAGTCAGGAAAGAACCTGGAAGACCATAGAGTCCGGTCCTCATACCTACGAGGAGGCGCTGCATCCCGTGGTCAGGAAGAATTACGGAAAGTGGAAATATCACGAGATCCCCAAGCCGGGCGTGCTCAAGCACGTGGCCGAGAGCGGTGACACCATCTGGACGGTCAGGGCCGGTACGCAGCGGCAGGATACCGTTGACATGCTTCGCAGCCTGTGCGACGTGGCCGACAAGTACTGTGACGGCTTCCTTCGCTTTACGGTGCGCAACAACGTCGAGTTCCTGACGCCGAACGCCGAAAACGTCGAGCCGATGATCGCCGAGCTCGAATCGATGGGCTTCCCGGTCGGCGGCACCGGCATGTGTGTCTCGTCGGTTTCGCACACCCAGGGCTGGCTGCACTGCGACATTCCGGCTACCGACGCTTCGGGCGTGGTGAAGTCGATGATGGACTCGCTCTACAACGAGTTCAAGGATATGCAGATGCCCAACAAGGTGCGTCTTTCGACCTCCTGCTGCGCTATCAACTGTGGTGGCCAGGCCGACATCGCCGTGGTGGTCAAGCACACCCGTCCGCCGCGCATCAACCACGATCATCTGGTCACCACCTGCGAGCTGCCGAAAGCCGTGGCGCGCTGCCCGGTTGCGGCTATCCGCCCGACGGTGGTCGATGGCAAGAAGACGCTCATGGTCGATGAGGCCAAGTGCATCTGCTGCGGCGCCTGCTTCGGCGCCTGCCCCGCCATGGAGATCAACCATCCCGAGCACTCGAAATTCGCCATCTGGGTTGGCGGCAAAAACAGCAACGCCCGCGTGAAGCCTTCGACCATGAGCCTCGTGGCGCACAACCTCCCGAACAACCCGCCGCGCTGGCCGGAAGTGACCGAGGTGGTTGGCCGCATCCTGAAGGCCTACAAGGCTGGCGGACGCCCGTGGGAGCGCGTCGGCGAGTGGATCGACCGCATCGGCTGGAAGCGCTTCTTCGAGGAGACCGGCCTGACCTTTGACGAGAACATGATCGACAGCTATCGTCACGCCCGCACGACCTTCAACCAGTCGGCACACGTCCGTTTCTAA
- a CDS encoding NAD(P)-binding protein has product MNAESNPILDFATEYVFPEFSELTGTDKIVAFGDQSHKCPVYVRQTPPCSAECPAGEDIRAINRYISGIDQSDDPLKAAWETAVNTNPFPAVMGRICPHPCQGGCNRGKHDESVAINAVEQVIGNYGIENGLKLPAPGPDTGKKVAVIGGGPAGLSAAYQLRRKGHAVTIYDANEKLGGMVLYGIMGYRVDRKVLEAEIGRIIDLGVETKMGVRVGEDVTLEQLEQEYDAVFLGVGAQKGRGLPVPGFEGTPGATNAIEFLRNYEVMGDDVPVGKNVVIIGDGNVAMDVARLALRLGSKATVISGVPREEMACFDNEFDDAANEGTTMYFQTGTAEILGGASGVTGLRCTKMVKKEKGEEGWNSPIPFLRYKPSGETFEIEADMVVAAIGQATDFAGLGDAGTKGPWMKVDRNFRIPGHDKLFSGGDALKVDLITTAVGHGRKAAASIDAFLKGEPMPETPYSEITKAHKQDLLYFLHTPQAKRTTIEPEEVVGNHDELLEALTHEEAKSESERCMSCGFCFDCKQCVSFCPQEAITRFRDNPAGEKVYTNYAKCVGCHLCSLVCPCGYIQMGMGDGL; this is encoded by the coding sequence ATGAATGCAGAATCAAATCCGATTCTCGATTTTGCGACCGAGTATGTCTTCCCGGAATTCAGCGAATTGACGGGAACCGACAAGATTGTCGCCTTCGGGGATCAAAGTCATAAATGTCCGGTCTATGTCCGGCAGACCCCGCCCTGCTCGGCGGAGTGCCCGGCCGGGGAGGACATCCGCGCCATCAACCGCTACATCAGCGGCATCGATCAGTCCGACGATCCGCTGAAAGCGGCCTGGGAGACGGCGGTGAACACCAACCCCTTCCCGGCAGTGATGGGCCGCATCTGCCCGCATCCGTGCCAGGGTGGCTGCAACCGCGGCAAGCACGACGAGAGCGTGGCTATCAACGCGGTCGAGCAGGTGATCGGCAACTACGGTATCGAGAACGGGCTCAAATTGCCCGCCCCCGGCCCTGACACGGGCAAGAAAGTTGCGGTGATCGGCGGTGGCCCGGCTGGCCTTTCGGCAGCTTATCAGCTTCGCCGCAAGGGGCACGCGGTCACGATTTACGACGCCAACGAGAAGCTCGGCGGCATGGTGCTCTACGGCATCATGGGCTACCGCGTGGATCGCAAGGTGCTCGAAGCTGAAATCGGCCGCATCATCGACCTCGGCGTCGAAACGAAAATGGGCGTTCGCGTCGGTGAAGATGTTACCCTCGAACAGCTCGAACAGGAGTACGACGCGGTTTTCCTCGGCGTCGGCGCGCAGAAAGGGCGCGGCCTGCCGGTTCCCGGTTTCGAGGGAACGCCGGGCGCGACCAACGCCATCGAGTTTCTCAGGAATTACGAGGTTATGGGCGACGATGTGCCCGTAGGTAAAAATGTCGTCATCATCGGAGACGGCAACGTGGCTATGGACGTGGCGCGCCTCGCTCTTCGCCTCGGATCCAAGGCAACCGTCATTTCGGGCGTTCCGCGCGAGGAGATGGCCTGCTTCGACAATGAATTTGACGACGCGGCCAACGAAGGCACGACCATGTACTTCCAGACCGGCACGGCGGAGATTCTCGGCGGCGCTTCGGGCGTCACCGGCCTGCGCTGCACCAAAATGGTCAAAAAAGAGAAGGGCGAAGAGGGCTGGAACTCTCCGATTCCTTTCCTGCGCTACAAACCGAGCGGCGAGACTTTCGAGATCGAAGCCGACATGGTGGTTGCGGCTATCGGCCAGGCGACCGACTTTGCAGGCCTCGGCGACGCAGGCACCAAAGGCCCCTGGATGAAGGTTGATCGCAACTTCCGCATTCCGGGCCACGACAAGCTCTTCAGCGGCGGCGACGCTCTGAAGGTCGATCTTATCACTACGGCGGTCGGCCACGGTCGCAAGGCCGCAGCATCGATCGACGCTTTCCTGAAAGGCGAGCCGATGCCCGAAACGCCCTACAGCGAAATCACCAAGGCGCACAAGCAGGATCTGCTCTACTTTCTGCACACCCCGCAGGCAAAGCGCACCACCATCGAGCCGGAAGAGGTTGTGGGCAATCACGACGAGCTGCTCGAAGCGCTGACGCACGAAGAGGCCAAGTCCGAGTCGGAGCGCTGCATGAGCTGCGGCTTCTGTTTCGACTGCAAGCAGTGCGTCTCGTTCTGTCCGCAGGAGGCCATCACGCGCTTCCGCGACAATCCGGCAGGTGAAAAAGTCTATACCAACTATGCGAAGTGCGTCGGCTGTCATCTCTGCTCCCTGGTCTGCCCCTGCGGGTACATCCAGATGGGCATGGGCGACGGGCTCTGA
- a CDS encoding RsbRD N-terminal domain-containing protein, translating into MTRAWEQKVNENREVVLDRWVSSIVAMLPGSKSGGSLVASAIAAELGGLLDAVTDHSASAAESIVRITRILAVQEIPPSKALSILFQLRGLIEALPVECDHPCRDRLEELTLQAFDSYMKHRETIYQLKFDEGRRKMHMALRRAEA; encoded by the coding sequence ATGACCAGAGCGTGGGAACAGAAAGTTAACGAAAACCGGGAGGTCGTGCTCGATCGGTGGGTGTCGTCCATCGTGGCGATGCTGCCCGGATCGAAGAGCGGTGGTTCGCTTGTTGCTTCGGCCATTGCGGCCGAGCTTGGCGGGCTGCTGGATGCCGTCACCGATCACTCCGCTTCGGCGGCAGAATCGATCGTGCGCATCACCCGTATCCTTGCCGTGCAGGAGATTCCTCCATCGAAAGCCCTTTCGATTCTTTTCCAGCTTCGTGGATTGATCGAAGCGTTGCCGGTCGAATGCGATCACCCGTGCCGCGACCGCCTCGAAGAGCTGACGCTGCAAGCGTTCGACAGCTACATGAAGCATCGCGAAACCATCTATCAGCTCAAATTCGATGAGGGCCGTCGCAAAATGCACATGGCGCTCAGGAGGGCCGAGGCATGA
- the dsrM gene encoding sulfate reduction electron transfer complex DsrMKJOP subunit DsrM: MRKVLQPLLLVLVLALIPYVGVTYGKLDYLFGIIIPYTAVAILVLGMLWRLIDWVRRPVPFRIPTTCGQEKSLDWVKTNPLESPSNPFMAAMRVLSEVFLFRSLFRNTKAELHGGPKLAYGSHKWLWLGGLAFHWSLLIIVLRHARFFFMTTPAPIEMIETFDRFLDVTVPAFFITDAIVLAAITFLVLRRFSDEKMRLLSLSTDYFPLFLIGGIVTAGISMRYVTKVNVMPVKGLGMTLASFGFTAPEPIGALFYVHLFLVCVLLAYIPFSKLVHMGGIFMSPTRNLPNDSRAKRHKNPWNPDIKFRSYAEYEDEFREKMKKAGIPVDKQ; encoded by the coding sequence ATGAGAAAAGTGCTGCAACCGCTGCTGCTGGTGCTCGTGCTCGCCCTGATTCCGTATGTCGGCGTCACCTACGGCAAGCTCGACTACCTGTTCGGTATCATTATTCCCTACACGGCCGTCGCCATTCTGGTGCTCGGTATGCTTTGGCGGTTGATTGATTGGGTTCGCCGCCCGGTGCCGTTCCGCATCCCGACCACCTGCGGTCAGGAGAAGTCGCTGGACTGGGTCAAAACCAATCCGCTCGAAAGCCCCTCGAACCCCTTCATGGCGGCTATGCGGGTGCTCTCCGAGGTGTTCCTGTTCCGCTCGCTCTTCCGCAACACCAAGGCTGAACTGCACGGTGGGCCGAAGCTCGCATACGGTTCGCACAAGTGGCTGTGGCTGGGTGGCCTTGCGTTCCACTGGTCGCTGCTGATCATTGTTCTGCGTCATGCGCGCTTTTTCTTTATGACCACGCCCGCGCCTATCGAGATGATCGAAACCTTCGACCGCTTCCTCGATGTGACCGTGCCTGCGTTCTTCATCACCGATGCCATCGTGCTTGCCGCCATCACCTTCCTGGTGCTGCGCCGTTTTTCGGACGAGAAGATGCGGCTGCTGTCGCTCTCGACCGACTACTTCCCGCTCTTTCTGATCGGGGGGATCGTGACCGCCGGAATCAGTATGCGCTACGTGACCAAGGTGAATGTCATGCCGGTCAAAGGACTGGGGATGACGCTCGCAAGCTTCGGTTTCACTGCGCCTGAGCCGATCGGCGCGCTGTTCTACGTCCACCTGTTCCTCGTCTGCGTGCTGCTGGCTTACATCCCGTTCAGCAAGCTGGTGCACATGGGCGGCATCTTCATGAGCCCGACGCGCAACCTGCCCAACGATAGCCGCGCAAAGCGCCACAAGAATCCGTGGAATCCCGACATCAAGTTCCGCTCCTATGCCGAATACGAGGATGAGTTCCGCGAGAAAATGAAAAAAGCTGGCATTCCGGTCGATAAGCAATAA
- the dsrK gene encoding sulfate reduction electron transfer complex DsrMKJOP subunit DsrK yields the protein MSKYAPKTEELKKEFEEKKPRLLKGKFDGMDWWDIPVEFRDGNWCFPAKPEVLEDLHFPNPRKWAATDKDWQLPANWEKTIRDGMKDRLKRFRSFKVFMDSCVRCGACADKCHFFLGTGDPKNMPVMRAELVRSIYRQDVNAFARVLTKFSGSRKLTPEVIKEWHMYFNQCTECRRCSVFCPMGIDTAEITMMARELLNLIGVNNNWILAPVANCNRTGNHLGIEPHTFKQNIMSLVDDIEDVTGVKVNPTFNRKGAEILFITPSGDVFGDPGVYTMMGYLLLFHHIGLDYTISTYASEGGNFGTFTSNEMMKKLNAKMYHEAKRLGVKWILGGECGHMWRVVHQYMSTMNGPADFLQEPVSPITGTKFTNAKETKMVHIAEFTADLIKHNKLKLDPKRNDHLRTTFHDSCNVARGMGMFEEPRYILNKVCNTFHEMPENTIREQTFCCGSGSGLNAEEFMDIRMRGGFPRANAVAHVKEKHKVDSLVTICAIDRASLTPLMRYWNPGVSVYGLHELVGNALIMEGEKKRTEDLREDDMVGFEEDDDE from the coding sequence ATGTCCAAATACGCTCCAAAAACCGAAGAGCTCAAAAAAGAGTTCGAAGAGAAGAAGCCGCGGCTCCTGAAAGGGAAATTCGACGGCATGGACTGGTGGGATATTCCGGTCGAGTTCCGCGACGGCAACTGGTGCTTCCCGGCCAAGCCGGAGGTGCTCGAAGATCTCCACTTTCCCAATCCGAGGAAGTGGGCCGCCACCGACAAGGACTGGCAGCTTCCCGCCAACTGGGAAAAGACCATCCGCGACGGCATGAAGGATCGCCTTAAGCGGTTCCGCTCGTTCAAAGTGTTCATGGACAGCTGCGTGCGCTGCGGCGCTTGCGCCGACAAGTGCCACTTCTTTCTCGGCACCGGTGACCCCAAGAACATGCCGGTGATGCGTGCCGAACTCGTCCGCTCGATCTACCGCCAGGATGTGAACGCTTTTGCCCGTGTGCTGACCAAGTTCTCGGGATCGCGCAAGCTCACGCCGGAGGTGATCAAAGAGTGGCACATGTACTTCAACCAGTGCACCGAGTGCCGCCGCTGTTCGGTCTTCTGCCCGATGGGCATCGACACCGCCGAAATCACCATGATGGCCCGCGAGCTGCTCAATCTGATCGGCGTGAACAACAACTGGATTCTTGCGCCGGTGGCCAACTGCAACCGCACGGGCAACCACCTCGGTATCGAGCCTCACACTTTCAAGCAGAACATCATGTCGCTGGTCGATGACATCGAGGATGTCACCGGCGTGAAGGTGAACCCGACCTTCAATCGCAAGGGGGCCGAAATCCTCTTCATTACGCCATCGGGCGACGTGTTCGGCGACCCCGGTGTCTATACGATGATGGGCTACCTGTTGTTGTTCCACCACATCGGCTTGGACTACACCATCAGCACCTACGCTTCCGAGGGAGGCAACTTCGGTACCTTCACCTCGAACGAGATGATGAAGAAGCTGAACGCCAAGATGTACCACGAAGCCAAGCGGCTCGGGGTGAAATGGATTCTCGGCGGCGAGTGCGGGCACATGTGGCGCGTGGTGCATCAGTACATGAGCACGATGAACGGCCCGGCGGATTTCCTGCAGGAGCCGGTTTCGCCGATCACCGGCACGAAGTTCACCAACGCCAAAGAGACCAAAATGGTGCACATCGCCGAGTTTACGGCCGATCTCATCAAGCACAACAAGCTGAAGCTCGATCCGAAGCGCAACGACCACCTGCGTACGACGTTCCACGATTCGTGCAACGTGGCGCGCGGCATGGGTATGTTCGAGGAGCCGCGTTACATCCTGAACAAGGTGTGCAACACCTTCCACGAAATGCCCGAAAACACCATCCGCGAGCAGACCTTCTGCTGCGGCTCTGGCAGCGGTCTGAACGCCGAGGAGTTCATGGACATCCGGATGCGCGGCGGCTTCCCGAGAGCCAACGCCGTAGCGCACGTCAAGGAGAAGCACAAGGTCGATTCGCTGGTTACCATCTGCGCCATCGACCGCGCCAGCCTGACGCCGCTGATGCGCTACTGGAATCCCGGTGTGTCGGTCTACGGCCTGCACGAGCTGGTGGGCAACGCGCTCATCATGGAGGGAGAGAAGAAACGAACCGAAGACCTGAGGGAGGATGACATGGTTGGATTCGAGGAGGACGACGATGAATAA